The following nucleotide sequence is from Gordonia jinghuaiqii.
AGGTGGCCGAGCTCGTCACCGACTACTTCAACCGCACGATCACCCCGCTGAGCTGGCCCCATTGCGTCGCGGTCACCATCGAGCCGCCCGGCGACGAGGACGGCTTCCTTGTGGTGTTCGCCGCCGACCACACCGTGATGGACGCCTATACCCAGGTTTTCGCGATCCGCGAGCTCACCGCGCTCTACGACGCCGAGGTCGCCGACGCGCCGCACGGCCTGGCCGAATTCGGCAGCTACCTGGACTTCAGTGACGCAGAGCGTCGACTGGGCGCGCAGATCGACGCCAACAACGTCGCGGTCAGCCAGTGGCGCAACTTCTTCGACGACACCGCGACCGACGTGCAGCCCGAACCCATCCCGCGTTTTCCCCGGTTCGACGTCCCGGCCGGTGCGCCGCGCACGATCACGCCGAATCGTGAGCCGGAGAACGGTTTCCAGACGACGCTGTCGCATTGGTTGCTCGACGCCGCGGACACCAAGCGTTTCGAGGCGGTGTGCAAGAGTGCGGGTTCGTCGATGACGGCCGGTATCTACACCGCGCTGTCGATGACGTCGGCGGCCCTGACCGGCAGCGCCGACCTGCGGTTCATCGGCCCGGTCCACACCCGCAACGCCATCGAGTGGGGCGAGGCCGTGGGATGGTTCGTCGGGATCATCCCGGTCGCGATCCGCCCCGGGCGGCCGCTGAAGTTCACCGACGCGCTGACGACCGTCGCGTCCACCACGGCCCAGTACAAGGACGTGGGAGCGGCCCCGTTCGCGCCCGTCGCCGAACTCATCGGCGGCGACGTGACACCGCCGGGATTCGTGGTGTCCTACATCGACCTGCGTCACGCCGAAGGTGCGGCCCAGTGGTCGCCGCGTCAGGCCCGGGTTCTGCGCAGCGCAACGCGGGACGCCGACGAGGTGTATTTCTGGATCAACCGCATCCCGAACGGCGTCAACGTGTCCGCGCGTTTCCCGTCCGGTGAGATGGCGCCCGCGGTGGAGGTGTTTCTCTCGACCTTCCATGCGATCCTGAACACGGTCGTCGCCGACGGCGACTGCGAGTACACCTACCGCCCGGCGGATTCGGTGGCCTCGGGAATGCCGATCGCAGGACTGACCGGGGGCTCGTCCGCAGCTTTCGGCGACTGATGACCCGTACCCTGCAGTTCACGCCCTCCGCACCCGGGTTCGGTGAGCCCGGGGCGCTGACCCCCCGGCTCCGTCCGCACCTGGTCGGTGGGCGGATCGTCGAATGGGAGCTGCGCGACGCCGAGCGTGTCGCCGGTGCATCCCACCGGTGGGGCGAGGGAGTGTCGTTTCTGCAGTCCGACCATCTCGCGACGATGGCGGACAAGCGGACCCGTGGGGAGGACCATACCGGTTTCCTAACGGCTGCAACACGATTCGATGTTCCTCTCGATCAGGAGGCGATGAGCCGGGCGCTCACCGACTTCGTCCGTCGCCACGAGGAGCTGCGTGCCCACTATCGGGCGGGCCCCACCGGGCCGGAGCGGTGGGTGGCGCCGCCCGAATGCTTCGAGATCGTCGTCGCCGACCGCACGCCGGTTGTCGTCGGCGACGCCGAACTCGGTGCGTTCGTGGGCCGTCGGGCGTCGGAATCGGCTCGGGCAGAACTGATCCCGGGTTCATGGTGGGGTGCAGCCACGGCCGACGACGGATTCACCTTCTTCGTCGCCACCGATCATGCTCACGGTGACGGGTACTCCTCGGCGCTCGCGCTGATCGAGATCGCCACCCTGTACCGGGCGCACGCCGCGGGCGAAACCGCCGAACTGGCGCCTGCGGGAACATTCGGCGAGGCGGTACTCGACGAACGCGCCGCCGCGGCGGCGCTGGATTCCGCCGACCAACGCCTCGACGTATGGCGGAATGCGTTGGTGGCCAACGACGGTCGTGCACCCCGCTGCCCGCTGGAGCTCGGGTTGACCGACGAGAACCCGCAACCGGGGGTCGCGCTCGAGCAGTGGCTCCTCGATCCGGCGATGCTCGCCGCCTGCGACAACCGGATCGCCTCCGACGGGGGGAGTTTCGCGGGTCTTCTGTATGCGGCGCTGGCCACCCGGCATCGTGAGCTCACCGGCGAATCGCAGTTCTTCGTGTCCACGGTGCTGGCCACACGTGGATCCGGCCACCAGTGGACGCAGGGCTGGCTGTGCAACTTCGCGCCCATCGTCGTGGCCGTCCCGGACTGCGGGGACGCCTCATTCGACGATCTGGTGCGAGCTGCCACCGACAGCGTGCGGGTCGCCCGCCGCGCCGCCACGGTGCCCGCGCACGCCGTGCTGGCGAAGCTGGCCGCCGAAGGTGTCTTCCGCGGACTCGACGGCAGTCCGTACATGGTGTCCTACACCGATCTCGGGCGGTTGCCGGTCGGTGACGACCCCGCCCTGCCGGCCATGCAGACATTCAGCGGCGTGGGCGCCACGCGGAACGCGAACCTCTGGTTCACGCGGACCGAGGCAGGCCTCGTCGTGCGGTCGCACGTCCCGGACAACGAGGTGGCCCGTGCGTCGATCGTCGAACACCTGGCACGTGTCGGGGCCATCCTGACCGATTACGCGAGAGATGCGAGGAGTGCCCGATGAAGCTCTCGAGCTCAGAGGCCTGGCAGGTCGAGCCGGGTGAACTCGTCCGGTGGCGGCCGGTCCCGGGCGGTTGCGCGGCACGCGCGATCGCCCCGGTGTCGGAGAACGAACGCTTCCACCTGGATTCGGTGTCGCAGGGGCAGCCGGGCTGGATCGCCCTGACGCTGGACTTCCCGGAGAAGCTCGACCACGACCTCCTCGGCGAGGTCGCGGCGACCGTCATCGCGCGGCACGATGTGCTGCGCAGCCACTACGTACGCACCGAGGCGGGGTACCAGCGTCTCCTGCACGCCGGGGTGGACGTCAAGGAGGAAGGCCGCGAGGCCGACGCGGGCCTGCGGGCCGATGCGTTCGCCGCGAAGCTGACCGCGGACATCACCGCGACCTGCAATCCGTTCGAACCGATGCCGCACTACCTCGCCGCGGTCATCCGGCCCGCGAGTACGACACTGGTCTGCGGATTCGACCACTGCTATGTCGACGCCCGATCCCTGGCGCTGCTGTCGAACGAGATCTGCGAGCTCTTGGGCGGCCGCGGCCTCGCGCCCGCGGCGTCGGGCCTGGACGCCTTGTGCCGGGTCGCCGACAGGGAGGCCTCGGTGACGGCCGACGACCCCCGGCTCGACGGCTGGGCGCAGTTCCTCGCCTCCACCGGGTGGACGGTCCCGGAGTTCCCCCTCGATCTCGGTGTGCCGGAGGGCGCCGACGCCGACATGCACACGATGGTCGCCACCCTGCTCTCCGGCGACGCCGCCCGGGAGTTCAGCTCGGTGGTCCACGACCACGGTGGGCGCACGTATCCGGCGGTGCTCACCTGCGCCGCGATGGCGATCAACCTCGCCGGCGGTCCCGAGGAGGTGGCCACCGTGGTGCCCACCGGAACCGGGGCCGGACCCGGCTGCGTCGGGTGGTCGGTGGGCAACGCGCCGATGTGGATCAGCGCGGCCGACGATCTGTTCACCGCGATGCACCGCAACACCGCCCGGCTCTCGGCGGCCCTGCCGCTCGCGGAGATCGGTCTGACGCCGGTGTACGCCGCGTTCGGCGACAGGCTGCGGGCCGGTCGCAGCGACGTCTTCATGATGTCGTACGTGGACTACACGCGCCTCCCCGCGCCGCACTCCGGTGTACGGGCACAACAGATCTCGAGCCACAAGTCCACCGACACCGCACAGTGGTGGTTCTGGCGAGACGACGACGGTATCCACGTGCGGGTGCGGCATCCGCACACCGAGCGTGCCGTCGCGGTGCTGACCGAGACCCTGGAGACGATGAGCAGGCTGGTCATCGAGGTGACCGAGCGGGTCGTCGGGTCCGGCCGGCGCTGATGTCCGCAGGTCGTCGGGCGCCGGGGGGAACGCCCTGGCCGCGGCTGCGGGCGGTCAGAGGCTCGGTCGTGGTCCGGTAGGATTGCCGGTCGTGACCCTGCGCCTGTATGACACCGACTCCCGAGAGGTGCGCGACTTCGTGCCGCTGCACCCTGGCCAGGCATCGGTGTACCTGTGCGGGGCGACGGTCCAGGGGG
It contains:
- a CDS encoding condensation protein, whose product is MKLSSSEAWQVEPGELVRWRPVPGGCAARAIAPVSENERFHLDSVSQGQPGWIALTLDFPEKLDHDLLGEVAATVIARHDVLRSHYVRTEAGYQRLLHAGVDVKEEGREADAGLRADAFAAKLTADITATCNPFEPMPHYLAAVIRPASTTLVCGFDHCYVDARSLALLSNEICELLGGRGLAPAASGLDALCRVADREASVTADDPRLDGWAQFLASTGWTVPEFPLDLGVPEGADADMHTMVATLLSGDAAREFSSVVHDHGGRTYPAVLTCAAMAINLAGGPEEVATVVPTGTGAGPGCVGWSVGNAPMWISAADDLFTAMHRNTARLSAALPLAEIGLTPVYAAFGDRLRAGRSDVFMMSYVDYTRLPAPHSGVRAQQISSHKSTDTAQWWFWRDDDGIHVRVRHPHTERAVAVLTETLETMSRLVIEVTERVVGSGRR
- a CDS encoding condensation domain-containing protein, which gives rise to MEYTELTEYSMPGGTVTAWEPAVDAAEWQTDSRQLSYMHLEHARRAVREGADWHSQWIGTAFRIERPLDRDAFARTIIAWYRRHEAFRTSVRVHEPLHPQGDLTRITVAADAVSVRENAFGSDLPADEVAELVTDYFNRTITPLSWPHCVAVTIEPPGDEDGFLVVFAADHTVMDAYTQVFAIRELTALYDAEVADAPHGLAEFGSYLDFSDAERRLGAQIDANNVAVSQWRNFFDDTATDVQPEPIPRFPRFDVPAGAPRTITPNREPENGFQTTLSHWLLDAADTKRFEAVCKSAGSSMTAGIYTALSMTSAALTGSADLRFIGPVHTRNAIEWGEAVGWFVGIIPVAIRPGRPLKFTDALTTVASTTAQYKDVGAAPFAPVAELIGGDVTPPGFVVSYIDLRHAEGAAQWSPRQARVLRSATRDADEVYFWINRIPNGVNVSARFPSGEMAPAVEVFLSTFHAILNTVVADGDCEYTYRPADSVASGMPIAGLTGGSSAAFGD
- a CDS encoding condensation domain-containing protein, with the translated sequence MTRTLQFTPSAPGFGEPGALTPRLRPHLVGGRIVEWELRDAERVAGASHRWGEGVSFLQSDHLATMADKRTRGEDHTGFLTAATRFDVPLDQEAMSRALTDFVRRHEELRAHYRAGPTGPERWVAPPECFEIVVADRTPVVVGDAELGAFVGRRASESARAELIPGSWWGAATADDGFTFFVATDHAHGDGYSSALALIEIATLYRAHAAGETAELAPAGTFGEAVLDERAAAAALDSADQRLDVWRNALVANDGRAPRCPLELGLTDENPQPGVALEQWLLDPAMLAACDNRIASDGGSFAGLLYAALATRHRELTGESQFFVSTVLATRGSGHQWTQGWLCNFAPIVVAVPDCGDASFDDLVRAATDSVRVARRAATVPAHAVLAKLAAEGVFRGLDGSPYMVSYTDLGRLPVGDDPALPAMQTFSGVGATRNANLWFTRTEAGLVVRSHVPDNEVARASIVEHLARVGAILTDYARDARSAR